One Oncorhynchus mykiss isolate Arlee chromosome 25, USDA_OmykA_1.1, whole genome shotgun sequence genomic window, aaagtacgttaatctctaggagacagaacgtgtctccttcctgagcggtatgatggctgcgtggttccatgatgtttatacttgcgtactattgtttgtacagatgaacgtggtaacttcaggcctttggaaattgctcccaaggatgaaccagacttgtggaggtctacagtttctttttctgaggccttggctcatttctttgattttcccatgatgtcaagcaaagaggcactgagtttgaaggtaggccttgaaatacatccgcaggtacacctccaattgactcaaattatgtcaattagcctatcagaagcttctaaagccataacataattttctagaattttcctagctgtttaaaggcacagtcgacttagtgtatgtaaacttctgacccactggaattgtgatacagtgaattataagtgaaataatctgtctgtaaacaattgttggaaaaatgacttgtgtcatgcacaaagtagatgtcctaaccgacttgccaaaactatagtttgttaacaagaaatttgtggagtggctgaaaaacTAATTTtgatgactctaacctaagtgtatgtaaacttccgacttcaaatgtacatAAATATTTAGATTATCTTCCGTCTTTTATATGTCTGTCACATATAACTTCTACATGAACCCTGTGGCAAGTGTCATTATAAGAAAGTGTTATAACCTGTAGTGTGTGAGTAATCAGAGTCAGTGTGAaccagcacacacagacacacacacacactatgcgtGTTATAGTTATGTTAATGAATCCTCTGTGGCCAATGCAGAGCCATGGAGGAATAGCCACGCTACGCAGGATCTTAGAAAGTTAACCGGCCCAATCTAAAGGGCTTTACGGTACTGAAGAAGGGCAAGACAATGCATCGCCCACTCTTTAGTATCTTTTtaactacctcctcctctctgcagGGCCCCCTTCCAGTGATAGTGATGTGATTTCGCAGACTGTTTGGGGGCTTAGTCGTATTGAATCTGACCCCATTGTCTTTATCCGTGGTTGAATTTTACCTAGTCTGCCATTAACAACGTTCTTGTCTAGGtttaaagcggcaatcagcaCTAGAACAATAACAAAGCCCACTCCCCGCccctgtttctgtaaaaaaaggTGAAgcatggggctggagaaatgtaaccactctcaaattcatagacagaactatggatgcaaggattgaccaccatgatatcaacattatagttttaaccaaaactattttgaggctatatagggtttatttacatttactttgtttacaaacatttgagtaaaacaagcttatactGTATTTCGGGTTCTGATGGGGTTCGACAGTGGAACTAAGCTCATAAGGCATTTCTAAgtcatattcttcaagaatcaattggtatcagtggaggctcctcagaggaggaaggggaggaccatcctcctcagtgaatttcataaaaataaatatagtgaatttttttttttttaatccttttAGATAAAACGATACTAAATATATTCTtgtcaaataattgattaaaacacactgtttttcaATGAATGTCtatagtagcctcaacagcactctgtgggGTAGCACCGTGGTGTAGAGGGAGGAccgctagtttccgtcctcctctgggcacattgacttcaatacaaaacctagaaggcTCATGGTTcttacccccttccatagacttacacagtaattatgacaatttCCAGacgatgtcctccaacctatcagaggccttgcagcatgaactgatatGTTGCCCATCCAATCCAAGGaacagagaatgaatctagtactaaaagcataaactacagctagctagcactgcactGCATTCATTATTGTGAGtaattgactcaaagagagagaaagacaatagtttaatagttttgaacaaattaatttattcagaaatgaaggagaagcgagcgagagagagagagagagagagagagagagagaaagagctagctatattttgttgtatttttaaaaatatttttttactttcacttacttagctagttCAGCCTCAAACACAgactcaaacagagggatgctgtgttagctagctggctatggctatccaacactggaactcttccttatcaaggtaagcttttggttttattaatttattgccaccggggcctgccggtgtaactgctaaattgcttgctgctgactgtactgtacatgattgtagcaggtttacaaACAGTTTTAGTTAGTtttagtagctatgttgactatgatgttaatatggtgacaacgatgtaggccgAGTGTAGCGATTGGCAGATATGATAGGTCTGgtttgtaaaaatgtttttgcctagtcacagacagctgatgtgttgtacaatgaagtccacaagtgaagggaaaaggtaagaggaggagagtgcGTCGATGCGATTCCCCTTTTTATGTGACCAGGGGTGTATTCaatctgttgaaaaacgtttcttaaatggatgaaatggggataaacatacctgaatttgtccaatagaaaatgattacaccccagatcaGCTAGGTGCCGGCAAGATTGTGCATGGCTggattgaatgtgtcactgtctgtcaccgtgattactcaaatttctctcgacctgtgcacctacattgtaaacattcattcatagGCTAAGTTGTTGCAACCTCATGATGAGTGTAGGaaaaattagagtatcatgtagtagcctaaacctatcaatgttacattgagctggatgAATTGAATATGAataacagtcatccaatatgctccAATATGCTCATAGAATAAataatcatcctccctcatcttaaacggcaccgaccgccactgattGGTGCACATGATTCATTTATAAGTACAAAAATGGTTGTAGTAACTGCTGATTGCCCCACATACAGGGTTCCATATCAAAGTCTATTAAATATGTCAATGTCAAGATCACTATTCTCAAGGCAGTACCAAATATTTATTATTACTGAACTGACTTTCCTGTTCTTATTAAGATTGAGGTATTGTTTTAAATATTGGGTTACGTTTCCCTCCAAATGAAATGCAACagataaaatataatatatacagaATGTCCATCACTGTGATCAATTTCCAGCACTGGCAGCACATGTATTGAAATGATTACTATATTATGCATCACTTTGGTGAATGTCCCCCTGACACTGGgataatttttttacatttaattttgCACATTGTTTATCCCACCATAACCATTACGGTAAACGTCTTTACATACTTGCAAATTTAGACCACTGATGAAAAACTCTGTCCTTTATATCTTCATATGTACATGTGAATCTTCACTGATGAACTGTGAGGTGCCTTGTGTTAACTAAACAGTGTTTTGTATGTCTTAACACATACGTGTGAACCCAGGCCTGCTCTAGTTAATGTGTGGTGATTATGGAGAGTTAAACGTGGGTGTAGCGAGGTGGGGTGGTAAGGGTGGGCTCTGAGGAGTGAAAGTGTGTCCCTTCTGCAATTGGCTGCGAGTCTAAATGTTTCATTATGCGTCTCATTGTTCCTTTGTTGGGACGGGGGTATAAATGCACCCCTGTAGAGCTGCAGAAGGACAGACCGCTGACGAGGACCAGACATAGCACATCTCCTGCCTTCGCCTGCTGTATCTAGCTATCTACTGAGCTCTGACAGAAGTACGAGTGAGAGAGCATTGGCCCTCAGCGAGCGGTGGGGGAAAAAAGAGTGAAACATTTTTCAAGAACCTTTTACCAAAGGCTTTGGCTCTAACCTCAGCTGCTTTGGGGATTTAGTTGTCTTTTCTACTTTCGTGTATaacgtttatttttttacttattcaACGGCTGAGATGGATTCTGACGCTGGCTCCAACTCCAGCCGCTCCTCATCTCCAGACCTGGTGGTGGATGACTCCATGGGTAGCTTCTTCTCCAACAAGATGTTTCAGGCCTACTGCCAGGAGGAGGGGGCAGCCAGGGCTGCCGGCCAGGGCAGGGTTGACCGCTGTGCTGGGGGAGGCAAGAGCAAGACCCGGGCTGACCTCAAAGAGGGTGACGATGTGCAAGACCTTAGGCTGAAGGTGaatggcagagagaggaagaggatgcatGACCTGAACCAGGCATTAGATGGCCTGAGAGAGGTCATGCCCTACGCTCAGGGGCCCTCTGTTCGCAAGCTCTCAAAGATCTCCACCCTGCTGCTGGCCCGTAACTATATCCTCATGTTGTCCAGCTCTCTGGAGGAGATGAAAAAGCTGGTTGGGGATGTGTACGGAGGCAGTGGTGCCCAGAGTCGCACCAGCCACCCCCGGATCACCCTTCCGGCCCCCACAGCCCATCTCCCACTGCACCCCTTGGCCCAGAACCTGCACTCCCTAGTTGGCAGCACGGCCTCAGCTCTCCACCACCCCTCGCCTCCCCCTGCTCCAGCCCCACACTCACCTCCCTCTGCAAGCTACATGGGCTTCCACCATGCACCGGTACAGAGCCTGCTGAAGGACCCTCTCCACCTAGCCAGCTCCTACAGGCACTTCCCTGGAATGCCCTGTCCCTGCTCGCTCTGCCAGCCTCTACCAACCACCGCATCCACCCTGCACAGCTTTTCCATGGGCAAGTGAGCAGGCAACACTCAGGACTGAAGTTGAGGCCCAACCCAGGACAAAGAAGCTCACTGCCAGTGGACTGAGAAAAATAGTTGGTTTAACTGTAAAAAAAACACTGGTAGCCTCAGGACCTGTAcatattttgtatatagtgtATCTTTTATTGAGTATGTCGCTGCTATTTTTCCAATTGACATGCCTTGTTTATATTGAAAGGATTTAAAATGCACACACAGGGACCATTTCATACTGTTGTTCTTTGAACTAACAGCAAGAATAGCTGCTATGGCTATTCAATATCAGTGTTACTGAAACAAATGACAAAGATGGAAAGTACTGTGTCCTTCTGTGCAGGTGTCCTATTTTCCTAA contains:
- the LOC110504324 gene encoding oligodendrocyte transcription factor 3-like yields the protein MDSDAGSNSSRSSSPDLVVDDSMGSFFSNKMFQAYCQEEGAARAAGQGRVDRCAGGGKSKTRADLKEGDDVQDLRLKVNGRERKRMHDLNQALDGLREVMPYAQGPSVRKLSKISTLLLARNYILMLSSSLEEMKKLVGDVYGGSGAQSRTSHPRITLPAPTAHLPLHPLAQNLHSLVGSTASALHHPSPPPAPAPHSPPSASYMGFHHAPVQSLLKDPLHLASSYRHFPGMPCPCSLCQPLPTTASTLHSFSMGK